The Candidatus Eisenbacteria bacterium genome includes the window CGCGCCATCCCGCCTCGAGTGGGCAGGCGGGTCCATTGACTTCCGGGCGCGCCGGCTCACGACCTCCGCCGGTGAAATTCCGCTCACCGCCAGGGAGTGGAAGGTCCTCGAGGTCCTGGCCGCGCGCGCCGGACGGGTCGTTTCCCGCGATGAGCTGCTTGAATCGGCATGGGGTGAAACCGGTTCGCGGGCATCGGAGAGCCTCGACGTGATCATGAGCCGGCTTCGGCGAAAGCTCGGACCCCGGGATGGACGCGACTGGATCCGCACCGTTCGGGGTGAGGGGTACGCGCTGGACTCGCCACCATGACTCGGCGTTCGATCGCGGGCCGGGTGACGCTGCTGCTCCAGGCCGTCGCGGTTGTGGCTGTTCTTGCATTCGCGGCCGCGTCGCTGTGGTTCACGGCGCGGGCCCTCCGCGTCGAGGAGGTGCGACTCCTGCGCGAGATGGCGCGTCGAGTGGCCGCCGGTATCGACGACGAGCTTCACGAGGCGGGTGGGCTCAAGAGAGCGGCCGAGGACGCGCTGGCGGGGGAAGCATCCGGCGAAGTCCGCATCGATGTCTTCGATCCGAACGGCAGGCTCATGGCCTCGACGCGGCACCTCGGCTCCCCATCGCTCGCCCTTCCCTTGCCAGCGCCGGGCAGCGTGGATCGGCTCAAGGGACACGTCCGCGCGGCCGTCCTGACCGGCACAGGTGCGCGAGTGGTGGCGTCGATTTCAGGCCGGAGCCATGAAGCGACCATGCGCGCGCTCACGGAGGCAATCACGGCAACCGCGCTGCCGCTGCTGGTGCTCACCGTGCTCGTGAGCCGCCGAATGGTGCGCAGGGCCTTGCAGCCGCTGACGCTCATGGCGGAACGGGCGCGGGAGGCATCGGTGGAGTCCGGGGTGCGCTCCCTGGGCGGCCCGATCGGCATCGAGGAGGTGGATCGGCTGCAAGAATCGATCAACCGTTTACTCGAGCTGCTGGACGATCACCTGCAGGCCGAGCGTCGGTTCACGGCCGATGCCTCGCATGAGCTCCTGACCCCCCTGACGGTGATCTCGGGGGAGCTGGAGCTTGCGCTCGCGAGCCCGAGTCTGCCACCGAATGTCGCGTCTGGGATCCGCAGGGCAGCCGACCAAATGCAGGCGTTGCGAGACCTGGTGGAGGCATTGCTGCTGCTCCGTCGCGTTTCGGTCGGCGCGCCGGCGAAAAGAAATGGATTCGAGCCGGTCAATCTTACCGACCTGGCCACGCGGGCGCTTCAAAACGCGCGTGACGAGCACCCTGACCGCACCGCGGATATCTCGCTCGATGCGCCGGACGAGGTCATGGTGTCGGGCCATGAGGCACTCCTCGCCTCGGCTGTTCGCAACCTCGTGGACAACGCGGTCAAGTTCACAGTCCCCGGGAAGCATGTCGGCATCGCGCTCCAGAATCACGATGGCTCGGCGGTCGTGATCGTGGACGATGCCGGGGATGGCATCCCTGCCGGCGACAGGGAGCGAGTCTTCGACCCGTTCTACAGGGGGGCCGAGGCGAGGACCCGGGATGTAGGGTTCGGCCTCGGGCTGCCCATTATCCGACAGGTCGCGCGTGCCCACGGCGGGGAGGTCATCGTTGAGGACTCCCCGGCGGGTGGCGCGCGATTCACGATGACCCTTCCGGCATGGCAACCCAATTGAATGGGCTGGAGGGATTCCGCAGGGGGTATCGGGGCCAGCGCGTGCGGGCCGCCTTCCTCAAGCTGATCCTCTCGGCATCGTCATTCGCGCTCGGGAGCGGTAGAACCGTCGCGTGCGCCCTTCCCGCCGACACAACCGCCCTCCCCGGCACAACCTCGCTCACCGTCGAACAGTGCGTGGCGCTCGCGCGGGAGCGCGCCCCCGACGTCACGGCCGCGGCGGCGCTCCGCCTTTCGGCACGATTGGATTCCGTCGCGACCTGGTACAACCGGCGCCCTTCCTTCGCCCTGAGCGGCGGCACCGCCGTCGCGCCGAAGGGGTTCTACGATCCCGTGATCACGAATCTCGGCGATTACCAGCTCACCCTCGGCATGGACTGGCCCCTGCTCGACAGAGGGACCCGCGCGCGGGAACGCGCACGCGCCGCGCTGGAAACGGCGAGCGCGACGTCCGATCTCGCCCTGACCGCACGCGACGCCGGGCGAAGGGCGGCGACCGTGGCGCTCGATCTGCTCCGGCAGGAAGAGAAAGAGCGGTATCAGGCGGACGCAGCTCTGTGGCTCGAGCGGCTCTCCTCCGCGGTGGAGTCGGGTGTGCGTTCGGGAGCGCACGGGCGCGCCGACGCGCTCCGAGCTGGACTCGAACACTCCACGGCCGCTGCGGCGCTGGTCGATACCCGGCGGGCGCGCGCGGAGTTGGATCGGGAGCTGGCCGAGTTGATCGGTGGCGTCGAAGAGCGAACCGTCCGCGTTCTCGAGCCAGACGCGGCCGCGGAGGCACCGCTGGCCGCGGCGGATTCCGCGCGGCTCCTTGCGCGCGCCGCCGAGCTGCCGGCGGTGCGCGCCGCGGAGATCGAGGAAGCTCGGATGCGCCTTGCGGTACGGGAGGCGCAGCGCAAAAACGCGCTCGAGGTTGGATTCGCCGCGGACGCGGGACTCAAGGGAGCGGACCTCACACGGCTGGTTCCGGAGGACATGCGCCTTTCGGATCCGGGCGCGACGTTCTCGGATCGCGTGAAGCGTGACCTTGGCGCCTCGGTCTCGCTCAACTTTCGGCGCCCGATCCTTGACCGGGCGCGCTCCGCGATGGTCGCCGCGCGCGAGGAGGCGTTGAAAGCGGCGAGCCTTCGCCGGAGGACGGCCGCGCTTCGGGCACGGCGCGACGCGCTCGATCTGACGGGGCGATGGCGTGCCGCGTCCGAACGGGTAGCCATCGAACGGACCGCCGCCGGAAAGGGAGAGGAGAATCTGGTACGCATGAGAAGCCTCTACGCCGGGGGCGGAGCCGGCTTGCTCGAGGTGCTGGACGCGCGGCGGCAGCTCGACGAGGCGCGCTCACGACTCACCGAGGCGAGGTTCGAGGCACGTCGGGCGTATTACGAGGCGAGGATCCCGTGACGAATCTGAGCCGCCGCCTGATTGCCGTGCTCTGCCTGGCCGCCTTGCTCGCGCTCGGGTCCTGCACGCGAGGGGACAGCGAGGAGCAGCGACCCCACGAGCCGATCGTTCCGATCAGGGTCGAGCAGCTCCGGTCCTTCACCTTCGAGGACCAGGTCCAGGCCACGGGACAGTGGCGGAGCAAAGCGGACCTGATCGTGGCGGCACCGTTCGCGGGCGTGCTTGGAGCTGTCCTTGCGCGCGCTGGCGACGCGCTTCGTGCAGGTGCCACGATCGGGACCATGACGACGCTCGAATCCCACGCGACCTTGAAGGGGGCCGAGCTGCTCCTCCGCGAGGCGCGCGATCCGTCCGCCAGGGCGGAGGCGGAGCGCGCGGTCGCTCAGGCACGGCACGACCTGGTTCAGGTCCCCATCGCCGTGACCGAGAGCG containing:
- a CDS encoding HAMP domain-containing histidine kinase: MTRRSIAGRVTLLLQAVAVVAVLAFAAASLWFTARALRVEEVRLLREMARRVAAGIDDELHEAGGLKRAAEDALAGEASGEVRIDVFDPNGRLMASTRHLGSPSLALPLPAPGSVDRLKGHVRAAVLTGTGARVVASISGRSHEATMRALTEAITATALPLLVLTVLVSRRMVRRALQPLTLMAERAREASVESGVRSLGGPIGIEEVDRLQESINRLLELLDDHLQAERRFTADASHELLTPLTVISGELELALASPSLPPNVASGIRRAADQMQALRDLVEALLLLRRVSVGAPAKRNGFEPVNLTDLATRALQNARDEHPDRTADISLDAPDEVMVSGHEALLASAVRNLVDNAVKFTVPGKHVGIALQNHDGSAVVIVDDAGDGIPAGDRERVFDPFYRGAEARTRDVGFGLGLPIIRQVARAHGGEVIVEDSPAGGARFTMTLPAWQPN
- a CDS encoding TolC family protein; translated protein: MATQLNGLEGFRRGYRGQRVRAAFLKLILSASSFALGSGRTVACALPADTTALPGTTSLTVEQCVALARERAPDVTAAAALRLSARLDSVATWYNRRPSFALSGGTAVAPKGFYDPVITNLGDYQLTLGMDWPLLDRGTRARERARAALETASATSDLALTARDAGRRAATVALDLLRQEEKERYQADAALWLERLSSAVESGVRSGAHGRADALRAGLEHSTAAAALVDTRRARAELDRELAELIGGVEERTVRVLEPDAAAEAPLAAADSARLLARAAELPAVRAAEIEEARMRLAVREAQRKNALEVGFAADAGLKGADLTRLVPEDMRLSDPGATFSDRVKRDLGASVSLNFRRPILDRARSAMVAAREEALKAASLRRRTAALRARRDALDLTGRWRAASERVAIERTAAGKGEENLVRMRSLYAGGGAGLLEVLDARRQLDEARSRLTEARFEARRAYYEARIP